In Desulfoferula mesophila, the genomic window GAACCGGGTGGTGAAAAACCGGCTGCGGCAGCGGGAAGACCTGGAAAACACTTCCGGCACCTATGACCGCCAAAAGGACAAGGAGGCCCCGGCATGAAAACCCGCGCGATGGTGGCGACCGAACCCGGCAAGCTGGAGATGCGCGAGTACCCCCTGCCCGAGATCGGCGAGGAAGACGGCATCCTCAAGCTGGAGATGGTGGGGGTGTGCGGCTCCGACCCCGGCATCTTCAAGGGCAAGTCCGCCCGGGGGAAGCGGCCCTATCCCATCATCCTGGGCCACGAGATGGTGGGCCGCGTCTACAAGATGGGGCCAGCGGCCCAGAAGCGCCACGGAGTCAAGGAGGGCGACCGGGTCATCGTGGAGTACGCCTTTGGCTGCGGCAAGTGCCGCCCCTGCCTGGAGGGCCGCTACACCCTGTGCCAGAACTTCTACACCTACGGCTCCATGATCTCCTGCGCCGAGCCGCCCCATCTCTATGGGGCCTACGCCGACTACCTGTACCTCCATCCCAGAGCCATGGTGCACAAGATCGACGAGGAGATGTCGGCCGAGGCGGCGGTGCTCACCTGCGCGGTTTTGGGCAACGGGGTGCGCTGGCTGCACCAGATCGGGGGCTGCGGCCTGGGCCGGTCGGTGGCTATCGTGGGGCCGGGCCAACAGGGCCTGGCCGGGGTGGCCGTGGCCAAGGAGTCGGGCGCGGGGCCCATCATGGTGGTGGGGCTGGAGCGCGACGCCCCCCGCCTGGAAATGGCCAAGCGTTTCGGAGCCGACGTGGTGATCAACGCCGAACGAGAGGACCCGGTGGAGGCGGTGCGCCGGGCCACCGGCGGGAGCATGGCCCAGCTGGTCATGGACGTCACCGGCCATCCCCAGGGGGCGCGTCTGGCCCTGGAATTGGCCGGGCTGGGGTCCACCCTGGTCCTGCCCGGCATCTA contains:
- a CDS encoding zinc-dependent alcohol dehydrogenase; this translates as MKTRAMVATEPGKLEMREYPLPEIGEEDGILKLEMVGVCGSDPGIFKGKSARGKRPYPIILGHEMVGRVYKMGPAAQKRHGVKEGDRVIVEYAFGCGKCRPCLEGRYTLCQNFYTYGSMISCAEPPHLYGAYADYLYLHPRAMVHKIDEEMSAEAAVLTCAVLGNGVRWLHQIGGCGLGRSVAIVGPGQQGLAGVAVAKESGAGPIMVVGLERDAPRLEMAKRFGADVVINAEREDPVEAVRRATGGSMAQLVMDVTGHPQGARLALELAGLGSTLVLPGIYGATVEVPLALDKVVFNEITLKGVFSHDYPAVEPAIKIAASGKYPLEELVTHRLPLEEALQALKLVAGEVPGESAMKVLLDPAL